The DNA window CGCCGACGCCACGGACGACGCCACCCGCACCGCCTCGGTCCAGGGCAGCCGCCCCTCGCCGCCGAGCACGTCCCGCAACGTCCGGCCGTCGAGGTACTCCAGCACCATCACCAGCTCGCCATTCACCTCGGTGCTCGCGAGGCTGCGCACCACGTTCGGGTGCTCCAGGTGCGCCAGGATCTGCATCTCGTTCAGGAACAGACGCCGCCCCTGCTCGCTCCGCGACAGCTCTGGCCGGAGCACCTTCAAGGCCACGCGCCGCCGGGAGAGGCGCTCCTCGCCCTCGTACACCTTGCCCATGCCCCCCTCGCCGATGAGCCTGCGCACGAGGTAATCGCCGATCTGATCCATGCACCTCTCCTCCCCGCAGCGGCGGGGACGCCCCTACATACGGACGAGCTGCCCTCAGGACTTACACCTGGAGCGTTCAGGGTAACCTGTTCCCTGCAGATCGGAGGGGACGATGTAGGGTGGACGTCACCGTTCGCGTCGCCCAGGCTTTCCTCATGAGCCAGAAGACCCGCTCCCAGGTGCTCGAAGATTCCAGGCGCAAAGGGGTCGTCGCCGGGGCGGCTACCGCCGCGACCGTCGTGGCTGGTGTGGCCGTCAGCCTCTCCGCAGGGGCGATCTGTGCGGTGCCGGCCGCGGTACTCGGTTACCGCTGGTGGAAGCACCGGGCCGAGAACGGTATCCGGTTCTGAGTCGCTCAGGGGCGACGGTCCGATCCGGGAAAGTGGGGATCAAACGACCGGAGGCTCCTTCTCGACGCGCTGGAAGGCAGTCTCGACCTCATCCCAGGCCACGTTGGCCGCCTCGGCGGTGTGCTCGCGGAGCGCCGCCACGAGCGCCGACCCCGAGCGCCCGTCAGATCCCTCCAGCAGCAGCGGTGCGCAGGCCAGATCCGCGAATACACGGCGCGGCCCGTTGGCCTCCGAAGCATGCTCGTTCGCACTCGCCCGCAGGCTCCCCTTGGGGATGAGCTGCGCGCACACCACGCACTTGGCCCGGCCCGTGGGGGCCCGCTCGAGCGCAGGCTGCGGCTCGCTCTTCAGCGCTTCCCGCGCGACGCGCTCGAGTTCTGCGCGATCCGGGATCTCTTCTGTGACCTTGCGCAGCGCCCGCAGGAAGCCTCGTCCCTTCGTCGCGCCGCACGCCAGGTGGTGCCAGCCGAGGCCCGAGAACGACGGCACATCTTCCCCGAAGCGCAGCGTCCCAGCCTCGATCGCCTTGCCGCAGACCCGGCAGCGGGATCGCCCGGACTTCGCTCGCTCGATGACGTCGGTCTGATCCTGGGTCACCCGCACCTCGGTCGCGCCCTTCGCCACCGCCTCCTTCAGCGCCAAGGCGACCGGGGGAACGTCGTACGCGAGGTGCAAGCGTCCGAGATCGTCGTCGAACTTCTGCTTCCCGAGCCAGGCCGAGAGGGCGGCGAAGGAGCGGAGCGCGCGCCGCGCCGGCTGCCAGATCATCAGCTGGCCGATCGGCAAGAACCAGGCACCCGACGCGCGGACCCACGCGAACTGGTCGAGGTCGGCGGCGATGACGAGCTCCGCGACGGCTTTCCCATCGCTCTTCGGGAGGTCGACCGGGACCCCGCCGACGTCCGTGTCGAGGTGATCGATGACAAACCCCATGCTCGCTCCGGTTCCTCGATGTCAGGTGAAGAACGCCCACCGTCGTGGCATCACGTCGGCCTCGATGGGCTCGTCGCGCCGCGTCGGCGTCACGCTGGCTCGTGTCGACCCGGGCAAGAAGAGGCCTTGCTCGGGTACGAGCGAGCCGACGCGGCGCACGCTGCCACGGACCGTGATGAGGGCCAAGAGTTCGTACGCGTCGTCATGGACCGCGATGAGCGTCGCACGATCTTGCCCGACCCCGGCTCGCGCGTGGCGTTGCCGGCAGCAGGCACCGTCGTCAGCGGTACATGCGATCGATCCGGGCTTCCGGAGGTCCCGGGTCGAGGAGCAGGAGCGCCACGTAAAACATCCACTCGGCTGGCTTCATCGCCAGGTAGGTCAGGTCGGATGCCCAGCGAGGCCGCAGGTAGCGGCTCACCGGTAGTCCCAGCCGATCGTAGATCCGGCGCGCCATCCTCCCGAAACGCGGCCAGCGTGTGTGCAGGAGGTCCTCGAACGCATTGGCCACCGCGAGCTGCCGGTTGACCACGATGGGCGCCCCACCGCGTCGACCCATCCGCAGTGGCTTCACCAGCCAGGTGTGCCCGCGCGCGGCCACCGTGCACAGGTAGTGGCACTCTGCCGGTACGGTTTCGAGCGGGATCTGGGACAGCGTGTGGTGGCAAGTCCGGGTGAACATCCGCAATGCGCCGTCGGCGCGGCCGAGCCACGCTGCGTGGAGCATGGCGTACACGCCCAGGAGCAGCGGCGACGCCCCGAGCGCTCGGACGAGGGCCGGCCAGTGCATGCGGGGCGACCGCGGGAACTCCTCCTGGGGGCCCTCGGCGCGGTACACCGAGGCGGCTGCTGACACCCGCGCGCGGCGCTGCGCCTCTGCGCCCCGCCTCCGCAGACGCGCGCGAAGCTCCTCACCCAGGAAGAGCGTCGTCTGCACCGGCGCGAGCGCCAGCAGCAGCAGCAGCGGCGGGAACAACATCGTCACCTGCGCCCACCCCCAGAGCTGCACGGCGAGCACCCCGTGCTCCATCATCCCGACGAGCAGCCCCGCGTGGACCAAGAGTTCCATCGGCGCGTGCAGCACCCCGGGCCGCCGCCGCGAGATCACGTAGAGCAGCACCACGACCGCGTGCAGCGGCACGAGCCCCACCGCCTCGGGCTCCGCGAACGGCCGCAGCACGGGCGCGTCCAGCTCGCAGCTGGTCACCACGCAGCTCGATTTCGCGACGTGGCTGTACAGCGCGACCTCCGTCGGCAGCACCCCGAGCGCCAGGAACTCCGCGGCGATCCGCAGAGCACGGCGCCCGTGCTCACGCGTGTGTGCGTGGAGCAAGAAGACGAGCACCATGCCAGCGCAGAGGCCGATCACCGCGAGCAGGGTCATGGGCATTCCGAGGTTCACGGTCCGGACGAACAGCAGGCTCCCCAGGAACACCAGCGGCGCTGCGTACCCGACGATGAGTAACATCGAGAGGAGCGCATCCATGTCGGGTCGGTTCTCGGAGCGTCGCTGGTGTTCATCTTGCTCGGTGCTCCCGCTGGCTTCCCCGTCGGCGCTGGCTGCGCCGGCGCTCGTGCTCATCGTCCACTCCCGGCTCTCTTCGAATCCCAACCTCGCCAGCTCTCTTCACAGGCTAGCGTTCCCGGGCTCAGCGCTGTGGGGTGTCTCTGAGGAGCGCGCGTGAACAGGCAGACTGCCGGCTGCACGTCCATCGGGCGTGGCTAAGCTGGCGCTGTGCCCTCCGTGCAGACCCCCGACCTCCATGATCTCGTCCGCTTGCTCTCCGGCCGCCGCGTCGTGGCCTTGACGGGCGCCGGCTGCAGCACCGAGTCCGGCATCCCCGACTACCGCGGCCCCACGTCGAGCCAGCGCACGCGGGCCCCCATCCAGTACCAGGAGTTCGTTCGCAACCCCGCAGCCCGCCAGCGCTACTGGGCCCGGAGCTTCGCGGGGTGGCCTCGGTTCGCGGACGCCCAGCCCAACCCGGCCCACCGCGCGCTCGGTTCTCTGGAGCGCGCTGGCATCCTCCAGGGCCTCATCACCCAGAACGTCGACCGGCTTCATCACCGGGCTGGCAACCGTCACATCATCGAGCTGCATGGCGCTCTGGCCGAAGTGCGTTGTCTCGACTGTGGGCACCTCGAACACCGGGACGAACTCCAGGATCGCCTCGTCCGTCTCAACCCGGGCTGGGCCGCGTCCGCGTCCACCTACCAGCCGGATGGCGACGCTGAGATCGAGGCGGCGATGATCGAGGGCCTCGTCGTCCCGGCCTGCATCGTCTGCGCGGGCGTGCTCAAGCCTCACGTCGTTTTCTTTGGGGAGAACGTTCCGCGCCCGACCGTCGAGGCGGCCTTCGCCTGGGTCGACGCGGCCGAGGCTCTCCTCGTCGCAGGCTCGTCGCTCACCGTCTTCTCG is part of the Chondromyces crocatus genome and encodes:
- a CDS encoding DUF6688 family protein: MSTSAGAASADGEASGSTEQDEHQRRSENRPDMDALLSMLLIVGYAAPLVFLGSLLFVRTVNLGMPMTLLAVIGLCAGMVLVFLLHAHTREHGRRALRIAAEFLALGVLPTEVALYSHVAKSSCVVTSCELDAPVLRPFAEPEAVGLVPLHAVVVLLYVISRRRPGVLHAPMELLVHAGLLVGMMEHGVLAVQLWGWAQVTMLFPPLLLLLALAPVQTTLFLGEELRARLRRRGAEAQRRARVSAAASVYRAEGPQEEFPRSPRMHWPALVRALGASPLLLGVYAMLHAAWLGRADGALRMFTRTCHHTLSQIPLETVPAECHYLCTVAARGHTWLVKPLRMGRRGGAPIVVNRQLAVANAFEDLLHTRWPRFGRMARRIYDRLGLPVSRYLRPRWASDLTYLAMKPAEWMFYVALLLLDPGPPEARIDRMYR
- a CDS encoding NAD-dependent protein deacetylase, which codes for MQTPDLHDLVRLLSGRRVVALTGAGCSTESGIPDYRGPTSSQRTRAPIQYQEFVRNPAARQRYWARSFAGWPRFADAQPNPAHRALGSLERAGILQGLITQNVDRLHHRAGNRHIIELHGALAEVRCLDCGHLEHRDELQDRLVRLNPGWAASASTYQPDGDAEIEAAMIEGLVVPACIVCAGVLKPHVVFFGENVPRPTVEAAFAWVDAAEALLVAGSSLTVFSGFRFVRRAAERGIPVAIVNLGPTRGDPLAQLRVEGRLGELLPSLADQLTTRGGVMS